A region of the Clostridium estertheticum subsp. estertheticum genome:
AACACTAACTACATCCTCAGATATTTTAACAACACCCATTTCAGTTTCATTTAAAATTTTATCTTCCATAGTAATACCCCCTTATTTAACTTAGGTAAAACATGATAATGCTATATTTATTATAGCAGATAAATATTTCTTTTACAAATATTATTGTTTAATCTTAACTTCAATTTTTTCTAGTTTTGTTTTACTCATGACAATATCTTTAATGCTTCGAAGCTGTTCATCTGTAAGTTGTTTTTTATCAGTTTTAATTACTACTTGTACTTTGTCATTAACTATACTACACATTGATTCTTCAAACCCTTGAGCTTTTAATGCTAGTTCGATGTCTGATTGGTTCTGAGCTGCCATCGATATGTTTAAGTATTGCTTAGATGCAACTTTCTTTTGATCTGTTGGAGTATTGGCATCATCAATTAAAGTTTTAATAGTTTGAAGCGTTTTGTCATTGTCTTGATTTCTTGATAATTTTGCTTCTACAAAATAAGTCGAAGCAGTTGAAGCAGTTTTGGTGTCTTTTAAAGATATTGCACTTTTCTCATTGCTAAAATCACTGTCATTTACATACAATGGACCATTTACCTTCGTTGCAAGATACCCTGCAAACACAATAAGCACTACCAACGTAACAATTATACCTGACTGTTTTTTATTCATAATATTTCCCCCCATCTGCCTTTCTAAGAAATTATATGCTACTTATTCATAGGATATACATTAACTTTGTTCTCAGGCAAATTAAATAAATTAATCACTGCCTGTCTAATCCTAAGTTCTGTAATTTTCACACCTGATCCTTCTGCCACTACACATACGCCAGTAATAATTGGCTTTATTTTTTTTACAATTAACGGTTCATTCGCGCTCCCGTTATTCTCCATAACTACAGTGCTCCCATTATTATCTTGAGTTATATTTCTTGTTCCACCAGCTTTATCATCTTCTTTTGTAACACTTTTAGAATCATTAACATTTACTGCAGGGACACTTTCCTCTCCACTCTCAAAGTAGATCATCACTTGTACCTTTCCAACCCCTTCCATCCCTTCAAGGGTTAATTTAAGTTTACTTTCTAGTTGTGCTTCATAATCATTCACTGCAGCCGTGTTGGTTACCTTCGCAGTTGCATTTTTCTGTGTTTCTGTATCTATTGTAGTCTGTGCAGTTGAAGTTGGCTTTGATGACTTAAATGAACTGCTTGCTAATACTATTACAACTGCCACTAAAATCAGTAATACTATATTTCCTAATAGTTTATCAGACTTTTTGCTTTTGTCATTTTTGCTACTTTCATTACCTCTATTAATTTTTGTTTTAATAAACTCAGTAAATTTACTAAGTAAATTATCATTGTTCATAGAAATCCCCCTCTTTTCTTATTTATATATCAATTAATAATCATGTGTTTTATGAATTTACTTTATAAACAGTTATAACATCATCAGATATTTTAAGTTTATTACTTAAAAACTTCTTTATCTGTTTCCCTTGAGTGTTTGTTAAAACATTGTTATTAGAAGCATCCACACTTTGTGTATCAATTTTTATACTTTTAATACTTTGAACCCCGCTATCAACAACATCAATTTTTACCCTATTAATATTGAAAACTCCATTTTTACTATCATAAACAACATCGACATCAGCATTGTACTTGTTTTCTGGATAGGTCTGCTCTAAATTTGTAATACACTCTTTTTGTAAATTTTTTTTAAAATTTTCTGTTGTATTTACTATATTAATATCTTTATATTTCTTCATGTCTGAAGGCTGAGTGCTTCCCTCAATGTAACTTGTTGCTTTATTAGAATAAGAATTCAAATCAAAGTTCTTATCAAAGATTTTTATTATAGGCTTTATTATTACAACAATCAACATTAAACCCAATACAAATTTTGCATATTTTTTCATGTTATTGTCTGGCAAAATCATCTCTACAGCAGTAATAAAAAATATAGCTATAGTAATATTTGTTACCCAGACTTTTAATAGTTCAATCAAATTACCACCACCTCCTTTATGATTAGAATCAAATTCACCATATAAGTATAATATATGGTAATTATCATCCTGATATTATACCTTTTCCAGTAGCCGCTACTATCGCAACCATTATAAAAAACATTACACTTACCGATATTACACAAGACATTAAAAGAAGAATAGAATCCCCTACTGAATTTATACACTCTACTGTGCGATTATCGCTTATTGGTTCAATTAGTGCAGCTGCTGCTTTATATAAAAAAGCCATAATCAGAAGTTTTATAATAGGAAGTATTACTATTACCATAAGAACAATTAACCCAAGCCCACTTATAGCACTCTTTAAAAGAAGTGAGTATCCAGCTACTGTAGAAATTGCATCTGATAAACATTTTCCAACTACAGGTACAAATGTATCTACCGCAAATTTTGCTGTTTTTATAGTAACTTGATCTAATGTTTTTGCTGCAATGCTTCGTATTGTAATTACCGCAATAAACACTGTCATAACTATTCCTTGTATCCAAATGGCAGTTTGTTTTAAAAGTTTTGTTAGATTTTTTATTTTGTAATCGCTAGATATACTGCTAACAAACTGCATTACAAAGCTCATAAATATTATAGGAATGATAATATCTACATATATCCTAGAACTTACCGTTGCAAAACCCATAATTACAGGGTCTAGCAGCGTCGCTTCTGCAAATCCACCAACACTTGCTAGGAGCATCATGAGTACTGGGATAAGTGCTGACATAAAATTAGACATACTGACAATCGTATTTTTGGCAAGCTCTGCTACTACATAAAAACTTTTAGTTATCATTAAAATCATTACACCATAACACGCAAGGTAAGCAATATTTGATAAACTCTCTCTATTAAAAGCACTTTGAAGATTATTTAGCATCGCACAAATAATAGCAATAATCATAAGACTCCCAATTAATTCCATGCATGCAATAACCTCTTTAAACGTATATCTAATAATGAAAGTTGATGTTTTATTAAAACTTAAACCATTATCACCAGTTTTTATAAATTGCTCCACAAAAGTTTGTGGCTGCATATCGTTAAATATTTCATATTGAGATTTAACATTAGAAATGTAGTCATATAAATTATTTATTTCAGTTTGTTGCTTTTCCCCTATCTTACCTATCTCAGCAGCTTGTACACTAATGTTCAAAGATAATAAAAATAATAAAATCAGTAAAATCTTTTTCATATTAAGTCTCTTCATATTTCGTTTCTTCATTTTACATATCCTCATCCTACACCTCTACATTATTTTCAAAATAGATTGCATTACTGCCATTAAAATTGGTATTGCCAAAACTAATATAAATACTTTTCCAGCAAATTCAACTTTACCTGCTATGTTACTCTGACCAGCATCCCTGCAAATCTCACTACAAAAAGAAGCTAAATAGGCAATTCCCAGTATTTTAAAAACAGTATTTAAATAGACGACATCAATATTAGCCTTATTTGCCAACGTTTGTAAAAACCCCAGAATTATTGTAAGTTTGTTTACCATAAATAAAAATATCAATATTCCCGCTGCTATACTAACTTGAATAGCTAAATCATCT
Encoded here:
- a CDS encoding SpoIIIAH-like family protein gives rise to the protein MNKKQSGIIVTLVVLIVFAGYLATKVNGPLYVNDSDFSNEKSAISLKDTKTASTASTYFVEAKLSRNQDNDKTLQTIKTLIDDANTPTDQKKVASKQYLNISMAAQNQSDIELALKAQGFEESMCSIVNDKVQVVIKTDKKQLTDEQLRSIKDIVMSKTKLEKIEVKIKQ
- the spoIIIAG gene encoding stage III sporulation protein AG; the encoded protein is MNRGNESSKNDKSKKSDKLLGNIVLLILVAVVIVLASSSFKSSKPTSTAQTTIDTETQKNATAKVTNTAAVNDYEAQLESKLKLTLEGMEGVGKVQVMIYFESGEESVPAVNVNDSKSVTKEDDKAGGTRNITQDNNGSTVVMENNGSANEPLIVKKIKPIITGVCVVAEGSGVKITELRIRQAVINLFNLPENKVNVYPMNK
- the spoIIIAF gene encoding stage III sporulation protein AF; the protein is MIELLKVWVTNITIAIFFITAVEMILPDNNMKKYAKFVLGLMLIVVIIKPIIKIFDKNFDLNSYSNKATSYIEGSTQPSDMKKYKDINIVNTTENFKKNLQKECITNLEQTYPENKYNADVDVVYDSKNGVFNINRVKIDVVDSGVQSIKSIKIDTQSVDASNNNVLTNTQGKQIKKFLSNKLKISDDVITVYKVNS
- the spoIIIAE gene encoding stage III sporulation protein AE — its product is MKKRNMKRLNMKKILLILLFLLSLNISVQAAEIGKIGEKQQTEINNLYDYISNVKSQYEIFNDMQPQTFVEQFIKTGDNGLSFNKTSTFIIRYTFKEVIACMELIGSLMIIAIICAMLNNLQSAFNRESLSNIAYLACYGVMILMITKSFYVVAELAKNTIVSMSNFMSALIPVLMMLLASVGGFAEATLLDPVIMGFATVSSRIYVDIIIPIIFMSFVMQFVSSISSDYKIKNLTKLLKQTAIWIQGIVMTVFIAVITIRSIAAKTLDQVTIKTAKFAVDTFVPVVGKCLSDAISTVAGYSLLLKSAISGLGLIVLMVIVILPIIKLLIMAFLYKAAAALIEPISDNRTVECINSVGDSILLLMSCVISVSVMFFIMVAIVAATGKGIISG
- the spoIIIAD gene encoding stage III sporulation protein AD; protein product: MEIIKVVAFAFIALFIVLIFKGRRDDLAIQVSIAAGILIFLFMVNKLTIILGFLQTLANKANIDVVYLNTVFKILGIAYLASFCSEICRDAGQSNIAGKVEFAGKVFILVLAIPILMAVMQSILKIM